In Blattabacterium cuenoti, the genomic window AAAATATTTTTTATAAAACTTCTTGTGCTAAAGAAATAATTTTCATATATTCTTTTTCTCTTAATTCTCTTGCTACTGGTCCAAAAACTCTTGTTCCCATTATTTCTCCAGAAGTATTAATTAATACGCAAGCATTATCATCAAAACTAATATAAGATCCATCTTTTCTTCTGGTTCTATTTTTCGTTCTAATCACTACAGCTTTACAAACTTGCCCCTTTTTAACTGTACTTCCTCCAGGAACAGCTATTTTTACAGTAACTACTATTGTATCTCCCAATGAAGCATATCTCTTTTTAGTACCTCCTAAAACTCTAATAATTAAAACTTCTTTTGCTCCTGTATTATCTGATACTTTACATCTAGATTCTTGCTGTAACATTATCCATTATATTTTTCTAATACACTAACTAATCTCCAACATTTTTTCTTACTTACAGGACGTATTTCCATAATCTTTACTCTATCTCCATTTTTTGATATATTTTTTTCATCATGAACCATATATTTTTTATTTTTCTTGATACTTTTTCCATAATATTTATGTTTCACTTTCTTGATTTCAGATACAATAATAGTCTTGTCCATTTTATCACTTACTACTACTCCTTGTCTTTGTTTACGAATATTTCGAGTTTTCTTTACAGGTTTATATTCTTTTATCATTTATCTTTTT contains:
- the rplN gene encoding 50S ribosomal protein L14, which encodes MLQQESRCKVSDNTGAKEVLIIRVLGGTKKRYASLGDTIVVTVKIAVPGGSTVKKGQVCKAVVIRTKNRTRRKDGSYISFDDNACVLINTSGEIMGTRVFGPVARELREKEYMKIISLAQEVL
- the rpsQ gene encoding 30S ribosomal protein S17, which produces MIKEYKPVKKTRNIRKQRQGVVVSDKMDKTIIVSEIKKVKHKYYGKSIKKNKKYMVHDEKNISKNGDRVKIMEIRPVSKKKCWRLVSVLEKYNG